In one window of Corynebacterium incognita DNA:
- a CDS encoding ABC transporter permease, whose product MTFDPGTFAPAPRRVGPQAMAWAQGKIEAKLMLRHGEQQLLSLIIPLAILVVAARFPGVASLQEVFPMVLAVAATSSGFTGQAISLSFDRRYGALKRTGASGVPTWAIIAGKIIGVMAMVALQVVILGGVALLLGFHTSVLGALLGLITLLVGVAAFTALGLLIGGYLRSEVVLALANLIWFVLLGAVGWVLYSQGLGANGWWNAVPTVALAGGLTEAFAGWFPNTQLISLLGWLLVGAGGATAWFRYDG is encoded by the coding sequence ATGACCTTTGACCCCGGCACCTTCGCGCCGGCCCCGCGCCGCGTGGGCCCACAGGCGATGGCGTGGGCGCAAGGCAAGATTGAGGCCAAGCTCATGCTGCGCCACGGCGAGCAGCAACTGTTATCCCTCATTATTCCGCTGGCCATTTTGGTGGTCGCGGCACGCTTTCCGGGGGTGGCCTCCCTCCAGGAGGTTTTCCCCATGGTGTTGGCTGTCGCGGCTACGAGCTCTGGGTTCACCGGCCAGGCAATCTCGCTGTCCTTCGACCGCCGTTACGGCGCGTTGAAGCGCACCGGCGCATCAGGGGTGCCCACGTGGGCGATTATCGCCGGCAAGATCATCGGGGTCATGGCGATGGTGGCGCTGCAGGTCGTCATTCTGGGCGGCGTCGCGCTTCTCCTTGGCTTCCACACGTCGGTGTTGGGGGCATTGCTGGGACTTATTACCCTTCTCGTAGGAGTCGCTGCGTTTACGGCGCTGGGGCTGCTGATCGGCGGTTACCTGCGTTCGGAAGTGGTCTTGGCCTTGGCTAACCTCATATGGTTTGTACTTCTCGGAGCAGTAGGCTGGGTGTTGTACTCCCAAGGTTTGGGGGCCAACGGCTGGTGGAATGCAGTTCCCACTGTAGCGTTGGCGGGCGGACTCACTGAGGCGTTCGCCGGATGGTTCCCGAATACTCAGTTGATCAGCCTGCTGGGCTGGCTACTTGTCGGAGCGGGCGGCGCCACCGCCTGGTTCCGTTACGACGGATAG
- a CDS encoding COX15/CtaA family protein yields the protein MAEQKVSLRTQRLVALLLLISQAGITITGAVVRVTGSGLGCVTWPECHPGSLVPQAGAAPAIHQAIEFGNRLLTFVVIATSAAAIIAMHRAHRRKELKMYAWVSMGLVILQALIGAASVLLDLRWWSVALHFLPSMILVWVAAMLYVRVLDPDDGTPTHIIPQSARMTGLIAAIALAVVLMTGTMVTGSGPHSGDEGVGMEGRLEVNTEYMAVGHAMCMYVYLALTIITLWLLYTNKAPRVTLRAGWVLIGVIIVQWAIGVFQFYQGVPRWTVPFHVGMSAVVTAYTAFLYAHGRKRLKEDAPERLPAEHGVH from the coding sequence ATGGCAGAGCAAAAGGTCAGCCTGAGAACACAGCGCCTCGTGGCGTTGCTGTTGCTCATTTCGCAGGCTGGCATCACTATCACCGGCGCCGTTGTGCGCGTCACCGGCTCCGGCCTGGGCTGTGTGACGTGGCCGGAATGCCACCCCGGTTCCTTGGTTCCGCAGGCAGGTGCGGCACCGGCTATCCACCAGGCCATCGAATTCGGTAACCGACTCCTGACCTTCGTCGTCATCGCTACTTCTGCTGCGGCCATCATCGCGATGCACCGTGCGCACCGCCGCAAAGAACTCAAGATGTACGCCTGGGTTTCCATGGGGCTCGTTATTCTCCAGGCGTTGATCGGCGCCGCCTCTGTCTTGCTAGACCTGCGCTGGTGGTCGGTGGCCCTGCACTTCTTGCCGTCTATGATTCTTGTCTGGGTCGCCGCAATGCTCTATGTTCGCGTCCTCGACCCCGATGATGGCACCCCTACCCATATCATTCCGCAGTCTGCGCGCATGACTGGGCTCATTGCGGCTATTGCGCTGGCCGTTGTTCTGATGACGGGCACGATGGTGACCGGCTCAGGCCCGCACTCTGGCGACGAGGGCGTGGGCATGGAGGGCCGCTTGGAGGTCAATACCGAATACATGGCGGTCGGTCACGCAATGTGCATGTACGTCTATTTGGCGCTGACGATTATTACCCTTTGGCTGCTGTACACGAACAAGGCCCCACGAGTCACTCTTCGCGCCGGTTGGGTCCTCATCGGCGTCATCATCGTGCAATGGGCGATCGGTGTGTTCCAGTTTTACCAGGGCGTTCCCCGCTGGACGGTGCCGTTCCACGTGGGCATGTCGGCTGTAGTGACCGCGTACACGGCATTCCTTTACGCCCACGGGCGCAAGCGACTAAAAGAAGACGCTCCCGAGCGGCTCCCAGCCGAGCACGGCGTCCACTGA
- a CDS encoding ABC transporter ATP-binding protein — MSETSALLCEGVSKSFGSTTAVDNISFHVDYGETLCLLGPNGAGKTTTIEMCEGFLTPTSGSIRVVGMDPSRHPDAVRARIGIMLQGGGSYSGISARDMLRLSASYNENPLDPEWLLDVLGLQGVARTSYRRLSGGQKQRLSLAVAIVGKPELVFLDEPTAGMDAQSRIAVWELVSALKSDGVAVVLTTHLMDEAEALADRVIIMDHGSLVAEGTPGSLMANHRADTIKVVTSHPVHAAEFLDATGMELESSRPLHYSIHIEPTPAAVAKISRALAAQDVLALRLDTARSNLEDVFLDLTGRHLRS, encoded by the coding sequence GTGAGTGAAACAAGTGCACTGCTGTGCGAAGGGGTAAGCAAGTCCTTCGGTTCAACGACCGCAGTGGACAACATCTCCTTCCATGTCGACTATGGCGAAACGCTGTGTTTGCTCGGCCCCAACGGCGCGGGTAAAACCACGACCATCGAGATGTGTGAAGGATTCCTCACCCCGACCTCTGGATCCATCCGCGTCGTCGGTATGGATCCTTCTCGCCACCCGGACGCCGTGCGGGCGCGCATCGGCATTATGTTGCAGGGTGGTGGTTCTTATTCTGGTATTAGCGCTCGTGACATGCTGCGGCTCAGCGCGAGCTACAACGAGAATCCCTTGGACCCGGAGTGGCTTCTCGACGTCCTGGGCCTCCAGGGCGTTGCGCGCACCAGCTACCGTCGTTTGTCTGGGGGCCAAAAACAAAGGCTTTCGTTGGCAGTCGCGATCGTCGGCAAGCCTGAATTAGTGTTCCTGGACGAGCCAACCGCTGGGATGGACGCTCAGTCCCGCATTGCGGTGTGGGAATTGGTGTCAGCTCTCAAGTCGGACGGGGTTGCCGTGGTGCTCACTACTCACCTCATGGATGAAGCTGAGGCATTAGCGGACCGCGTCATCATCATGGACCACGGTTCTCTTGTCGCTGAGGGCACTCCCGGAAGTCTAATGGCAAACCACCGGGCAGACACCATCAAAGTGGTGACCTCGCACCCGGTGCACGCTGCGGAATTCCTTGATGCCACGGGCATGGAATTGGAGAGCAGCCGACCTCTGCACTATTCCATTCACATCGAGCCCACCCCCGCGGCCGTCGCGAAGATATCGCGTGCGCTTGCCGCACAGGACGTTTTGGCATTACGCCTGGATACCGCGCGCAGCAATCTCGAGGACGTATTTCTTGACCTCACCGGTCGCCACCTAAGGAGCTAA
- the tkt gene encoding transketolase has product MTNPQLPEDLAAKTVRRYPADWAEEDQKAIDTVRVLAADAVQHCGSGHPGTAMSLAPLAYTLYQKVLNHNPADVAWAGRDRFVLSVGHSSLTQYIQLFLGGFGLEMEDLKALRTWGSKTPGHPEVHHTRGVEITTGPLGQGLASSVGMAMAARRERGMFDPAAPAGESPFDHFIYVIASDGDVQEGVTAEASSLAGTQQLGNLIVFWDDNKISIEDNTDIAFTEDVAARYEAYGWQVLTVESGEDTVAILDAVDKAKAETSKPSFIRVKTVIGYPAPNKMNTGASHGAALGDDEVAAVKEILGFDPAQSFHMDDDVLAHTRTLVERGQAAQSAWQERFDAWAANNPDAKALFDRVHARELPQDFGAELPSWDADPKGVATRKASEAAIQALAAKLPEMWGGSADLAGSNNTVIKGADSFGPVSISTDAWNATPYGRNLHFGIREHAMSAILNGIALHGPTRPYAGTFLIFSEYMYPAVRLGALMSTDTYYVWTHDSIGLGEDGPTHQPVETLTALRAIPNLSVIRPADANETAQAWAAALEAPAAPKGLCLTRQNVPVLEGTKDKAHDGVRRGAYVLVEASKDTPDVILLGSGSEVQLAVAAAERLESEGIATRVVSAPCLEWFEDQDADYRESVLPASVRARVSVEAGLAMPWLKYTGTFGRNVSLEHYGASAPAEELFDKFGITSDAVYEAARASLSTVNNSNA; this is encoded by the coding sequence GTGACGAACCCGCAATTGCCCGAAGATCTAGCCGCCAAGACTGTTCGCCGTTACCCCGCGGACTGGGCCGAGGAGGACCAGAAGGCCATCGACACCGTCCGTGTATTGGCTGCTGATGCAGTGCAACACTGCGGCTCCGGTCATCCGGGCACGGCCATGTCACTGGCCCCTTTGGCGTACACCCTCTACCAAAAGGTCCTCAACCACAATCCTGCTGATGTTGCCTGGGCAGGACGGGATCGCTTCGTACTGTCCGTCGGTCACTCCTCTCTGACTCAGTACATCCAGCTGTTCCTGGGTGGCTTTGGCCTAGAGATGGAAGACTTGAAGGCGCTCCGCACCTGGGGTTCGAAGACTCCCGGCCACCCAGAGGTGCACCACACCCGCGGCGTTGAAATCACCACCGGTCCGCTGGGTCAGGGCTTGGCATCGTCCGTAGGCATGGCCATGGCTGCCCGCCGTGAGCGCGGCATGTTCGACCCCGCGGCGCCAGCCGGCGAGTCCCCCTTCGATCACTTCATCTACGTCATCGCCTCCGACGGCGACGTCCAGGAAGGTGTGACCGCTGAGGCAAGCTCGCTCGCTGGTACGCAGCAGCTGGGCAACCTCATCGTCTTCTGGGACGACAACAAGATTTCCATCGAAGACAACACCGACATCGCGTTTACTGAGGACGTCGCCGCGCGCTACGAGGCCTACGGCTGGCAGGTGCTGACCGTCGAGTCCGGCGAGGACACCGTAGCGATTCTCGACGCCGTGGACAAGGCCAAGGCCGAGACCTCCAAGCCGTCCTTCATTCGCGTGAAGACCGTCATCGGCTACCCCGCGCCGAACAAGATGAACACCGGCGCCTCCCACGGCGCCGCTTTGGGCGACGATGAAGTCGCCGCAGTCAAGGAGATCCTCGGCTTCGATCCGGCACAGTCCTTCCACATGGACGATGATGTTCTGGCACACACCCGCACACTCGTCGAGCGCGGCCAGGCCGCACAGTCCGCTTGGCAGGAGCGTTTCGACGCCTGGGCAGCCAACAACCCAGACGCCAAGGCGCTGTTCGATCGCGTGCACGCTCGTGAGCTTCCGCAAGACTTCGGCGCCGAACTGCCCTCCTGGGACGCCGACCCCAAGGGCGTCGCCACGCGCAAGGCCTCCGAGGCCGCTATTCAGGCTCTCGCGGCTAAGCTCCCGGAGATGTGGGGTGGCTCGGCCGACCTCGCAGGTTCCAACAACACCGTCATCAAGGGTGCGGATTCCTTCGGCCCGGTGTCCATCTCCACCGACGCCTGGAACGCCACCCCTTACGGTCGCAACCTTCACTTCGGCATCCGTGAGCACGCGATGTCCGCCATCCTGAACGGCATCGCGCTGCACGGCCCCACCCGCCCATATGCGGGCACCTTCCTCATCTTCTCTGAGTACATGTACCCCGCCGTCCGCCTAGGCGCCCTCATGTCCACGGACACCTACTACGTGTGGACGCACGACTCCATCGGCTTGGGCGAGGACGGCCCGACACACCAGCCGGTAGAAACCCTCACCGCACTGCGTGCCATCCCTAACTTGTCAGTCATCCGTCCCGCGGACGCCAACGAGACCGCGCAGGCGTGGGCCGCGGCCCTGGAAGCACCTGCCGCACCGAAGGGCCTGTGCCTGACACGGCAGAACGTCCCGGTGCTCGAAGGCACCAAGGACAAAGCCCACGACGGCGTGCGCCGCGGCGCCTACGTCCTCGTGGAGGCATCCAAGGACACCCCAGACGTTATCCTTCTAGGCTCCGGCTCCGAGGTGCAGTTGGCAGTCGCAGCCGCAGAACGTCTCGAGTCTGAGGGCATCGCTACCCGTGTGGTGTCGGCTCCGTGCCTGGAGTGGTTCGAGGACCAAGACGCGGACTACCGCGAGTCCGTGTTGCCTGCCTCCGTGCGCGCCCGCGTATCCGTAGAAGCCGGCCTGGCTATGCCGTGGTTGAAGTACACCGGCACCTTCGGCCGCAACGTCTCCCTCGAGCACTACGGCGCCTCCGCCCCGGCAGAGGAGCTTTTCGATAAGTTTGGCATCACCTCCGACGCCGTCTATGAGGCCGCCCGCGCCAGCCTGTCCACCGTCAACAACTCCAACGCCTAA
- the tal gene encoding transaldolase, which yields MSHIDELLHIGTSTWLDDLSRERLDSGNVEELIRTKSIQGVTTNPAIFAAAMTKGNAYDEAIATLKNAGADFDSAVYSMAIEDVQRACDAFLPVYEASGGKDGRVSLEVDPRISEDRDATLAQAKELWERVDRPNAMIKIPAVGNSLPAIADALAAGISVNVTLIFSVERYAQVIEAFKDGITRAENPGDVHSVASFFVSRVDSEIDKRLNAIGTGAALSLKGKAGIANARLAYELFQKTEFPAGSNPQRPLWASTSVKNPEYPATMYVTELAGPNTVNTMPEATIDATLAEGGLHGDTLSGTGDAARQVFADLEAVGVDTADVFAVLEKEGVDKFVAAWGDLLSSVESRLA from the coding sequence GTGTCCCACATCGACGAACTACTGCACATCGGCACCTCCACCTGGCTGGATGATCTATCCCGCGAACGCTTGGATTCAGGCAACGTCGAGGAGCTGATCCGCACGAAATCCATCCAGGGCGTGACCACGAACCCCGCCATCTTCGCAGCAGCGATGACTAAGGGTAACGCCTATGACGAGGCTATCGCGACCTTGAAGAACGCCGGCGCGGACTTCGACTCCGCGGTGTACTCCATGGCCATCGAGGACGTGCAGCGCGCCTGTGACGCCTTCCTCCCGGTGTATGAAGCCAGCGGCGGCAAGGACGGCCGCGTCTCCCTCGAAGTGGATCCGCGCATCTCGGAAGATCGCGATGCGACCTTGGCCCAGGCCAAGGAACTGTGGGAGCGCGTGGATCGCCCGAATGCGATGATCAAGATTCCCGCCGTAGGCAACTCCCTACCCGCCATTGCTGACGCGCTCGCGGCCGGCATCAGCGTCAATGTCACGCTCATCTTCTCCGTTGAGCGTTACGCCCAGGTCATCGAGGCCTTCAAGGACGGCATTACGCGTGCGGAGAACCCCGGTGACGTGCATTCTGTGGCATCCTTCTTCGTCTCCCGCGTGGACTCCGAGATCGACAAGCGCCTCAACGCAATCGGCACTGGCGCTGCCCTGTCGCTCAAGGGCAAGGCGGGCATCGCCAACGCGCGCCTAGCCTATGAGCTGTTCCAGAAAACCGAGTTCCCGGCGGGCTCGAACCCGCAGCGCCCGCTGTGGGCGTCGACGTCAGTCAAGAATCCCGAGTACCCCGCCACCATGTACGTCACCGAGCTGGCGGGACCGAACACGGTCAACACCATGCCGGAGGCGACCATCGACGCCACGTTGGCGGAGGGTGGCCTGCACGGCGACACGCTGTCCGGGACCGGCGACGCCGCACGCCAGGTTTTCGCCGACCTGGAGGCCGTGGGCGTCGACACCGCGGACGTGTTCGCGGTGTTGGAGAAAGAGGGCGTCGATAAGTTCGTCGCCGCGTGGGGCGACCTCCTCTCCTCCGTGGAATCCCGATTGGCATAA
- a CDS encoding heme o synthase, with product METIKAYFALTKPRIIELLLVAAIPAMLQAQRGVEAVADNIWLIIATIFGGWMGAAAAHTFNMVVDYDLDQKMQRTRARPLVRSKISKRSATIFAWSLLTLSVLWMIFLTNSWLAALFIIITNAFYVFVYSKWLKMRTTQNIVWGGLAGCMPAMVGWAVIRDNAPADEPDNWWQAVVLFLIIFFWTPPHTWALAMKYKEDYRKAGVPMLPVVAEEHEVTRQILWYTVGTLLTSFAIIPAASWIYLVAAVVSGAIFLIMAWNLHQGVKKGVPVKPMRLFIYSNNYLSVLFIGLSVDAVLGWEPLGSVFF from the coding sequence TTGGAGACAATCAAGGCCTATTTCGCGTTGACGAAACCAAGGATCATCGAGCTCCTGTTAGTCGCCGCAATTCCGGCCATGCTCCAAGCACAGCGTGGCGTGGAAGCCGTCGCGGATAATATTTGGCTCATCATCGCGACCATTTTCGGTGGTTGGATGGGGGCCGCGGCCGCACATACCTTCAACATGGTCGTGGACTACGACCTCGACCAGAAGATGCAGCGAACCCGCGCTCGACCACTGGTGCGTTCGAAGATTTCGAAGCGTTCCGCCACCATCTTCGCGTGGTCGCTGCTGACATTGTCCGTGTTGTGGATGATCTTCCTCACGAACTCCTGGTTAGCAGCGCTGTTTATCATCATCACCAACGCCTTTTACGTCTTCGTCTACTCCAAGTGGCTGAAGATGCGCACCACCCAGAACATCGTGTGGGGTGGCCTAGCCGGGTGTATGCCGGCGATGGTGGGCTGGGCTGTTATCCGCGACAACGCCCCGGCGGACGAGCCGGACAACTGGTGGCAGGCCGTCGTTTTGTTCCTCATCATCTTCTTCTGGACCCCGCCGCACACCTGGGCGCTGGCCATGAAGTACAAGGAAGATTACCGCAAGGCCGGCGTGCCGATGCTCCCGGTTGTGGCGGAAGAGCACGAGGTCACCCGCCAGATCCTGTGGTACACCGTGGGCACCCTGCTGACCTCTTTCGCCATCATCCCGGCCGCGAGCTGGATTTACCTCGTGGCCGCAGTCGTCTCCGGTGCCATTTTCCTCATCATGGCGTGGAATCTGCACCAGGGCGTAAAGAAAGGCGTACCGGTCAAGCCGATGCGCCTGTTCATTTACTCCAACAACTATCTTTCAGTGTTGTTTATTGGCCTTTCAGTGGACGCCGTGCTCGGCTGGGAGCCGCTCGGGAGCGTCTTCTTTTAG
- the secG gene encoding preprotein translocase subunit SecG: protein MTLTLQIILVIAALLMTVFVLLHKGKGGGLSSLFGGGVQSNLSGSTVVEKNLDRYTVVMVIIWVACIVALNLIQAYAA from the coding sequence ATGACCTTGACCCTGCAGATCATCCTTGTCATCGCGGCTCTTCTTATGACCGTGTTTGTGCTCCTGCACAAAGGCAAGGGCGGCGGCCTGTCCAGCCTTTTCGGCGGCGGCGTGCAGTCCAACCTGTCCGGCTCCACCGTGGTGGAGAAGAACTTGGACCGCTACACCGTGGTCATGGTTATCATCTGGGTCGCCTGCATCGTGGCGCTCAACCTGATTCAGGCTTACGCGGCGTAG
- the zwf gene encoding glucose-6-phosphate dehydrogenase, whose amino-acid sequence MTTPQAWVNPLRDKTDKRLPRIAGPSGMVIFGVTGDLARKKLLPAIYDLANRGVLPAGFTLVGYGRRDWDKQQFCDYVHEAVVAGARTEFREHVWQHLIKGIEFVSGAFDDAGFDRLSQRLIDIDSERGTGGNWAYYLSVPPDYFSDICHQLERVGMADSRQDAWRRVIIEKPFGHDQESARKLNEIVNAVFPEESVFRIDHYLGKETVQNILALRFSNQLFEPLWNARYIDHVQITMAEDIGLGGRAGYYDGIGAARDVIQNHLLQLLALVAMEEPVSFEPHELQVEKIKVLRATTAQFPLSKTTARGQYTAGWQGSERVRGLREEDGFDPNSTTETYAACTLEINSRRWAGVPFYLRTGKRLGRRVTEIALVFKDAPHQPFGAGQTAVLGKNAVVIRIQPDEGVLMRFGSKVPGSTMEVRDVNMDFSYSEAFTEESPEAYERLILDALLDESSLFPTNDEVELSWAILDPILEYWAGAGEPDSYPSGSWGPESADRMLRRNGHTWRRP is encoded by the coding sequence GTGACTACCCCGCAAGCGTGGGTCAACCCGCTACGTGACAAAACAGATAAAAGGTTGCCCCGCATCGCGGGACCGTCCGGTATGGTCATTTTCGGCGTGACCGGCGATCTTGCGCGTAAGAAGCTTCTCCCGGCCATTTACGACCTGGCCAATCGCGGCGTCCTGCCCGCCGGCTTCACCCTGGTGGGCTATGGGCGTCGTGACTGGGACAAGCAGCAGTTCTGCGACTACGTCCACGAGGCAGTCGTGGCTGGCGCCCGTACCGAGTTCCGCGAACACGTCTGGCAGCACCTCATCAAAGGCATCGAGTTCGTGTCGGGTGCCTTCGACGACGCCGGCTTTGATCGCCTGTCCCAGCGCCTCATCGACATCGACTCCGAACGCGGCACCGGTGGCAACTGGGCCTACTACCTCTCGGTCCCGCCAGACTATTTCTCCGACATCTGCCACCAGCTGGAACGCGTGGGCATGGCCGACAGCCGCCAGGACGCGTGGCGCCGCGTCATCATTGAAAAGCCTTTCGGTCACGATCAAGAGTCCGCGCGCAAGCTCAACGAAATCGTCAACGCGGTCTTCCCCGAGGAATCGGTCTTCCGCATCGACCACTACCTGGGCAAGGAAACCGTGCAGAACATCCTGGCCCTGCGTTTTTCAAACCAACTCTTCGAGCCGTTGTGGAACGCGCGCTACATTGACCACGTGCAGATCACCATGGCCGAGGACATTGGCCTGGGTGGTCGCGCCGGCTACTACGACGGCATTGGCGCTGCCCGCGACGTCATCCAGAACCACTTGTTGCAGTTGCTCGCACTCGTGGCCATGGAGGAACCGGTGTCGTTTGAGCCCCACGAGCTCCAGGTGGAAAAGATTAAAGTGCTCCGCGCCACCACGGCGCAGTTCCCACTCAGCAAGACCACGGCCCGCGGCCAGTACACCGCCGGCTGGCAGGGTTCGGAGCGGGTGCGCGGCTTGCGCGAGGAAGACGGCTTCGACCCCAATTCCACGACCGAGACTTACGCGGCCTGCACCCTGGAAATTAACTCCCGTCGGTGGGCGGGCGTGCCCTTCTACCTGCGCACGGGCAAGCGCTTGGGCCGCCGCGTGACTGAAATTGCACTCGTGTTTAAGGACGCCCCGCACCAGCCCTTCGGCGCCGGGCAGACCGCGGTGTTGGGCAAGAACGCCGTGGTGATCCGTATTCAGCCTGACGAGGGCGTCCTCATGCGCTTCGGTTCCAAAGTTCCTGGCTCCACGATGGAGGTCCGGGACGTCAACATGGACTTCTCCTATTCCGAGGCCTTCACCGAGGAATCCCCAGAAGCCTACGAGCGCCTTATCCTCGACGCCTTGCTCGACGAATCCAGCCTCTTCCCCACTAATGACGAGGTGGAGCTGTCCTGGGCCATTCTCGACCCCATCCTGGAGTATTGGGCTGGTGCAGGTGAGCCTGATTCTTACCCGTCTGGCAGCTGGGGTCCAGAGTCCGCTGACCGCATGCTCCGCCGCAATGGGCACACCTGGCGCCGACCTTAG
- a CDS encoding glucose-6-phosphate dehydrogenase assembly protein OpcA, translating into MIIDLPQTSTRELGKKLVEAQEHYTLTTGRVLTLITMAYATDDLDALLTAVRDASHEHPSRVIVIVDDKEAAAGEENSLDAQLRVGGEAGASEIVVMHLHGDLAHHADSVVTPLLLPDTPIVAWWPTDCPERPSEHPIGALAQRRITNVAHRHRGRDLDSLSAGYLPGDSDMMWAFITPWRGVVASALDRHPHEPVESVTIEGPKQSSAVDIAAGWLADRLGVPVRRTYSTDDNPDWFPIRHLALHRATCPVTIDVVDQFTLKITVPGTPESLVALSSRSTAETISEELRHLDADATYAHALRALSQITYD; encoded by the coding sequence ATGATTATTGATCTCCCCCAGACCAGCACTCGTGAGCTGGGAAAGAAGCTAGTCGAGGCCCAGGAGCATTACACGCTGACCACGGGCCGAGTATTGACGCTCATCACCATGGCCTATGCCACCGACGATCTTGATGCGTTATTGACCGCGGTCCGCGACGCCTCCCACGAGCACCCGTCCCGCGTCATCGTCATTGTCGACGACAAGGAAGCGGCTGCCGGTGAAGAAAACTCTCTTGACGCTCAACTGCGCGTCGGTGGCGAAGCGGGCGCCTCAGAGATCGTCGTCATGCACTTGCACGGCGACCTCGCGCACCACGCCGATTCCGTCGTGACTCCCCTCCTACTGCCCGACACCCCCATCGTCGCCTGGTGGCCCACGGACTGCCCCGAGCGCCCTTCGGAGCACCCCATCGGTGCCCTTGCCCAACGCCGCATCACGAACGTCGCCCACCGCCACCGCGGCCGCGACTTGGACTCCCTGTCCGCTGGCTACCTCCCGGGTGACTCCGACATGATGTGGGCCTTCATCACGCCCTGGCGCGGTGTGGTCGCGTCGGCCTTGGACCGCCACCCCCACGAGCCTGTGGAGTCGGTCACTATCGAGGGGCCGAAGCAGTCCTCGGCGGTCGACATCGCCGCCGGCTGGCTCGCGGACCGGCTCGGGGTCCCCGTGCGCCGCACATACTCCACCGACGACAACCCCGATTGGTTCCCCATCCGGCACTTGGCGCTGCACCGCGCGACGTGCCCGGTCACCATCGACGTCGTGGACCAGTTCACCCTGAAGATCACTGTCCCCGGCACCCCGGAGTCACTGGTCGCGTTGTCCTCGCGTTCGACGGCCGAGACTATTTCAGAGGAACTCCGCCACCTAGATGCCGACGCTACCTATGCGCACGCTCTCCGTGCACTAAGCCAAATCACCTACGACTAA
- the pgl gene encoding 6-phosphogluconolactonase — MVTVSRYPDLAHLLDDAAANFASVIADREAHVVLTGGGAGIGVLEKLRDMDLDWSRVHVYFGDERNVSVDHEDSNEGQARRALLDHVNIPADNIHGYGLGDGRDMDEAARTYASILPERFDLHLLGMGGEGHINSLFPHTAALLEDTAKVVAVSDSPKPPAERVTLTLPAVHSADRVWLLVAGAEKVEAAEKVMAGADWKAWPAAGAQGREETVLYYAA; from the coding sequence GTGGTTACCGTTTCCCGCTACCCTGATCTTGCCCACCTGCTTGACGACGCCGCCGCGAACTTCGCCTCTGTGATCGCAGACCGGGAGGCCCACGTGGTACTCACTGGCGGGGGCGCGGGCATCGGGGTGCTAGAAAAACTCCGTGACATGGACCTGGATTGGTCGCGTGTTCACGTCTACTTTGGCGACGAGCGCAACGTATCCGTGGACCACGAAGACTCCAACGAGGGCCAAGCGCGACGCGCGCTCCTCGACCACGTCAACATCCCTGCGGACAACATCCACGGCTACGGGCTTGGCGACGGCCGCGATATGGACGAGGCCGCCCGCACTTACGCCTCCATCCTCCCAGAACGCTTCGACCTCCACCTGCTGGGGATGGGCGGCGAGGGACACATCAATTCCCTTTTCCCCCACACCGCGGCGTTGCTGGAAGATACCGCGAAGGTCGTCGCGGTGTCGGACTCCCCCAAGCCGCCCGCTGAGCGCGTCACGTTGACGTTGCCGGCCGTGCACTCGGCAGACCGTGTCTGGCTGTTGGTCGCCGGCGCTGAGAAGGTCGAGGCCGCAGAAAAGGTAATGGCGGGCGCAGACTGGAAAGCCTGGCCCGCCGCCGGCGCACAGGGCCGGGAAGAAACGGTGTTGTACTACGCCGCGTAA